The segment GATAACATGTATATGgctctatttttatttgcttgctttAGAAGAAGAGTGCATACAACTTTGAATCACCAACATGGGCTACTGTGTTAATTTTAAACAAGTTGTAGAATTTCATTGTCAACCTTCCTAAGATACTTGTGCAGTTTTTGTGCATGTGTAAAAAGCACAAGAGACAAATGCACATATGGCATACTGTATGTGCTTTATATGCACAAAAATCTGTGTGGTACTTTGGGGGTGTTGAGAGGAGTGGCTTCAGTAAAACCTAGGTAActtgttggttggttttggtttgctttgtatAATCACAGTTCATTGCTGCTGGTTTCTATAATGAATCATCTTGTTACATAAAATGCCAGTTAATATCTGAGGGCTGTCAATATCCTTATGACTTTGCCTTTTCTATTGTCTTACTCTTATGACGATCTTTAGTTCTGAAGGAGTAAGAGTgtgaaaagctttattttttccagatatCTTTATATTTCTATTGTATTTTTTAGTTATGTAATATGTGCTGCAGAATTTTTGTTATTAAACATGATCCAGAAATATCTAGAAAGATTCTGTATGAGAGGGCAAGAGACTGCCTAAAACCTAGGAGACATCTGTCCATCTGTGGATTGCTGTCTTGGATGATATCCGGGGCTTTCCCAAAGCTGCGAGAAGGTACATTATAATATTTATTGAAGTAATTTGGATTATATAAAACAACATTCCCAATCTAGATTGAGGATGAGTACATTATTTTCAGATCCTGCATGCGTTTTCCTCATCTCAATAAAGCTGTGCTATGAGGTTCatgtagaaaattattttcctcttgatCAAAAACCCATCAGAGCTGTAAGAATGCATAATTCTTGCTGGAAAGTTCCCTTTAGCTGCTGTGAAAACATAAATGTCAGATGTTTGCCTGCCTTTGATTCTGGAGATACTTGTTAGGAGAGAACTGTCGGGCTAGTACTGACTGTGAGGTCTTTTATCCATGTCCTATCGTTGGAAACTCTACAGAGACTGCTTGGTGTTTTACTAAACTGTGcatcttgaggaaaaaaagtttcagatgtattttcttcaaaagaaagcTGAAAGTGAAATTTATTTGATATAGTGTGCTAGGTGCCTGAAAAGAGAGATAATACAGTAATCTAGTGAAGATTTGGTAAATTATTCAATGTGATCTGCACAGTGTTTAAAAACTTCTCTGTTCATCATCTCTGTAGAGATGAAATCGTACCTAACACTATTACACACGCATGCAGATTTCATGCTCCATAATTCTCCCctttttatttgcctttctcTAATGGTGTGCATGGAATATGCCTTATTACAGAGTTTTTCTGTTAATTTGAATATGTAGAAAAGTGCCTATATGGTAATGTTAGTAAGGCAGATAAGATGAAAATTTGTACATCTTTACTATACCACCGGTAAGCATTTTATATACCAAcgttaaaaaaacaaaatcttatACCTCAAATGTACTTCATCTTTTTACAATCAACCGAGAAGGGGTACATTCCACCATAGCCACTGATGGGAACTTAAAAAAAGTCTGACATATAGAGTTTAACTCCTTATTTGCCGTTTCTGGTAATGTTGGAACACGGGCaagtttattaatttaataGGATAGCTTTATTTTACAAAGGTATAGGAAGTTTACAAAGCAGTATATAAACTTATATCATTAGTTGCATTTGCACTAAATGTGATGTACTTTTGCGatttattctgtaaataaaatgaCACTACAGATACTATTTGTAAAGAGTATGTTTTACTTTTAGATAAAGGCACTAGTACTTCACTTCAGCTAGCCCTGCCCAATCAGATTTGTAAGAGGTGTTTTAAGGACTATGAAAGAAGTTACATGACTGAGAAATCATTATTAATGGAcctctgaaaaaataatttcaaaatgcagtaGGCCTCTCAGATTGTCCTTGTGTGAGTAGCCATTagatccttttttttctggaagggATGTTGCTTTCATGGTTTATACAATTTCTTGAGTCCATCCCTCTTGTCAGTCACTGCCAGTTCTGTGCACTCTTGAGTCTATTTCTTCCTGTTAACAGATCAAGAGTGTTAATGCAGCTGTGGTGGTCTTTGCAGTAGCAGCTTCTGACTCTGGTTTTTTTATAAGCTGAACCAGttgaaaaagctgaaaatgcagcagtCATCAGGTACTGTTCTCTGGATATCTGCATCTGTTTGGAGAATTTGGATGTTGCCAAACTAGATCTGAAGGACATGACTTGATAGAACTTGTACTGGGATTGAAGATGAAGTGTTCATCGTTAATCCTATCTGAGAACCTGAAAATCTTTGACAAACttatctgtgaaaaatgtgatGCACTTTGAAAAAACCTTACCTTTTACTTAATTGGGCTGAGCTGGCTTATCTGAAGTTGTGCAGATTCTCTTTAATCAGATTGTCCACCTGTATTTTTGTCAAGTTGTACAGATAATGCTGTATTTGAATTGCCACTGTTCATTTACAGACTTAAAACATGAATCATATTTTTGAGTACCTTGAGTGTGTAGAGTTGTAACTGTTCTATAATAGCTTTATGATCCTAAtgataagttttaaaaattaaaagaagttGGCTCTTACATGTTACAATCACAAATTTAAAACCAgtatttaaaagttaaaagtattaaaaattatgcagaaaaatCTTGGcttcttgttatttttaactttccAATGTTtggagaaacaaatattttaccttttaaCCAACTCTTAAATCATTAATAAAGTTATATACAGTATTCTAGTGTATGGAAAACATTTAACAGGAAAGCAGATCACTTGTGTTTTCATCTCAGTAGATGAAAACCTGAATGCCACATTAGTTTATACATTGAGAAGTTCATTTTGTGCGAGCAATCAGAGGGGTGTTAAAAGATGCTCCTGGTATAGTGTAGTCATAATATAGAGCACTTCCATGGAAGAGCAGTCCAGTACTAACAGACTTACAGTTCTTCCAAAGTAAGAACAATTTTTAGACATGAGCTTCCATGAGCAAGTTTTCTTAGTAGAAATAGGTGGTGCCTATGTATCAGTAAAAATCCTACCTTCATTTGTTACACAGTGACTTCTACTTCTTTATATAGCAATCAGTAAAATTGTAGAAACTAAATTTAGAGGTATGCAGGACTGCAGGAACAGTTTGAAGTAACAGAAGGCATTACttgaacagaaacaaaacttaCCTTTAGTTCAGCTGTATCAGGCCTCTTGTAAtatattggaaaaaaacaaagtccTGAGGTAATCTCTGACCTTAGAGAATGCAGCTATTTTACCCAGCAAAaagaaatcccccaaattaaagaaaaaaaaattttaaaatcacatttcacAGTCATGGTCCCATAACTTATGTGCATAATGTAAAAAGCATGTATTTTCCAGTAAGGAGAGATTGAGCTGTGTAACTACATATAATTTGATCCTAGATGACGGATGATAATTTAAGCTATGCCACACAATTAACTGGTGTGTATTATTAATCCCAATCATCTTCAGTCTCCACCTTTTATAGGAggacaaaaatacattttgttagAAGAAAGGGACACACTTGGAGCATTAGCAACCTCAAAGTGTCCTCAGCTATAGCCATTGATGCAGTAAACTCTTCTCTCTGCACACCTGCCTCTTCTGTGCATGGACTACAGCCAGCATAAGAAGCCTGGTACTGTGGATTGCTgcagtttttagggtttaaacTAGTTCTCCTTAAAAATAaccaattttttattatttattagttCGGAACAATCAATAGTTGGACCTATTGTCATCCACAAGACTTCCCAAACTTTTGTGTGCCAAGAGACAAGCAACAGATTGTGCAAGTCTGTGGCAAGTGATTCTTAACCGGTACTAAGAGTGGCAAAATACGACAACAGCCCTGAGGATTCCCATTTGCTGTCACAGGACTGCAACTCAGctgtggagcagcctggcacgTGCAGCTTCTGGAAAGGTATGCCCTGTATATGAAGGAATTCCAGCTCAGAGGCCCAGGATAGTGTGCTGTCTGGTGAGGGCGAGTCATGCCCAAGTATGAACAGAATTGTCGGTGTGTTTGTACCCTTCAGAAGATACTTGCGCTCTAGGTAATGAGCAGTCACGCTGGTGATGgctcactgctgccctgctggaaaTGACGGTTCTGTCTTCAGCCTGGGGGTGCTCAATAACCACCCAAGTACTCGAGGCTTCTCCATGCCCCACCCTAGAGCCTGTGGCAGTGGGATGTTAGCACTGATCCAGTTCCAAATGCAGCTGTTTGTTTAAAACGTTTTGAAGCTTTTTCTGAGAGTGGCCCCTGCCTTATGTTGTTTCATAAAGTGCTGAAAGGTGGCAGTGTTTCTGATGGAGGTTGGTATGCTTTAGCAATGGGTAAAATGGTTGTCCTCTGTAAAGAACCTGAGAAATTTAAATTAGCTACTTTATCTTTCCCGACCTTTTTTTGACTTAACTGTATTTGAAAACTCTAAAAGGTAATTCAAATAACACTGAATTATCACTGCAATACTAAAGTAACTAACCATCTTATTAATCAAAAGAGTGCTAAGCAAAATCATCAGTAATTCAACTATAGCAGcttctaatttttttgtaataattttctaatgaaaaattgtgactaattttttaataaaaagcacCTAACACTTCAATATTTAATACAGCCGTCAGCTGTGAGAAATCCAGTAATAAAAAGTACCTTGTTATTTACTTTCTTACTAAGACTGTCCTAAtcaatttcagtgaaaataatgGAACACTGTTAAAAGATGTGAAAACCAATTGCTAATGTTAatattatttgattttcttccatttccaaCTTTGGTTACATCAGAAGAAACAGTTTCCCTAACAAGTAGCTGTTCCTGTCATTTACATTTACTCTTTGGTGAAGAGTGTACAGTTAGTTGCTCTTTTATACAGCAGTTTCTGTGTTTATGCTTGTGTGAAACACCTCCTgcattaaaaaagtaaaattaaaaattaacttcatctattactgaaaagaaaaattttggaCGACTAGGTAGGATACACGAATGGTGCTCTAAAAAAGTCTTAAGACAGGAGTGGAACCTGGGTATACGGAGGGACAAATTACATTAAGTTGACATATTTAGTGTTAAACAAAAGGCTTTTTAAGGTATCTCccatgaaagagaaagaaaactatcAGTAGTAACATTTACTCATTTTTTGAACAGTGCTAATTTAAAGTGACGACTTCTGTTCATTTTCACAAGTGGAGGAAACAAACACTCAGTAATCGCAACTGACAAAATTTATATAGAGTACTTTATTCCCTTCTCCCTATTTTGATTTGCCCACGAAAAGCTTTTTCGAAAATCATCCTTTTCTGAAGAACAAAACCACTGCCTCAATCGTCACATTAGTCTTTTGGGGTCAATTTTCTCCAGGTGTACTAGAGGCTTCAGCTGCTCAGCAAAGTTCCTCATGTCATCAGAAACAATGTCCTGCCCTGCCGGCGCAACCACGCTGAGCTCCACCAAGtaggagagggagaggggctcaATGCTCTCCGTGTTTCCTGGCATCAGTATGCGGAAGATCTTGTACACCACGATCTTCATGATGCCCTTGCGGAACACGTGCCCTTTGGCCACGAACTCGTGGTCCATGCGGAAGCCCATCTCCACCAGGAAGTCCGTCAGGTTGTCGGACGTGGCGATGTCCACGCAGTTGCGCACGAGCGCGTGGCGGTTCTTGTCGCCTATTTCGGGCTGTCCCAGGTAGCGCAGGTGCCAGGGCATCCCGCTCTTGTCCATGGAGCGCCGAGCGCGCAGCACGAACGGGCTGGCCTGCTGCCCCTTCAGCAGGAACACCATCTCGTGGTCCAGGAAGGTCTCGGGCTCCATGTTGTCGCACAGCCCGCGCAGGCGGTGCAGGAGGCTCTCCAGGCTCTGGTCCAGCACGCTCCCTGCGGAGACAGCGCCGCGATAATCGCCTCCGCCCGGGCCGAGCTGGGCTCCCTCCGCAGCGCGCCCGCCCCGGCGCCCCCCGGCCCGCCCGTGCGCGGTGCCAGCACCCCCCGCCCTTGCCCGTGGCTGCCCGCGCAGCTCGGTCCTGCGGCCGCCTACCTTGGAGCAGGTATTCCATCATGTTGATGGTGCCGCCCGTGACGGGCATCATGGTCACCGGCGGCGCCTCCATCGTGCGCTCCCGCAGTGGCCCTGCGGCCTTGGCGGCGGCGGGCAATGCGGCGGGCAATGCGGCGGCAGAGCCCCCTGGCGGCTCGGCGGGACTggcggggggctgggggtggggcCGGCGCGGGGGCGGGGTGTGAGGGACGCCCCGCCCCCACACGCCCTGGGCTCCCTCAGGCGGCCCGGGACAGAGCGGAGCGCGGCCTCTCGGTGTCCGCTTGGCCCCGCACGGAGCTTCCTCACGCTGCGGGTGGAGCAGGCTGTCCGGAGAGGCTGTGGCGTGCCCTTCTCTGGAGCCATTCGAAACCCAACTAGATATGTTCCTGTGTTCCTACCTTAGCAGGGGTGTTTGATTGGATGATCTCCAAAAGCCCCCTCCAACCCTAACgattctgtgatgctgtatTTCTGTCTGTTATTCTAGTTTGCTCAAAGCAGGGTCTCGGGAGGTAACCCATGAAAGGCTGGCTGTGTGATCATCAAACCTCTACACTATTTATACCTTTTAACAAAGGCATCAGCATTTTTTGGCAGTAAGTTGTACAACTTTTGTCCTAATTAGTACTTTTGTCCTAATTAGTACTCAAACCCCTATTTGCTAGTTGTATCTCTTGCTTCTCCAAGAGAAGTATTAGTCCACAGGCGTggttcttccctccctttgAGTCCCTTTGGTTTGGAGGTCAGTGAGACAGTGGTCACCGTCATCCACTGCTGGAATTACCTTCCCTCAGTTACTACCCGGTAACTCTCATCCAAAGAGTCCATTTATCTTGGGattgtcttctcttttcctcaaaACAAAGAATGAACCAAGCTTGCAAAATTCATAGTGCAATTGCTTAGTCACAACTGTTCAGCTACAGCTACTGATTTctaacaacagaaaaaaaaaaaaacattgcaaaGTTTGGTTCAAACCTTGAGGACCTCAAATCTCGAGGAGCCCAGATCCGAAAGTGCACACTGCCAGCCCCACCCCAGTGCCGGGGGCACAGTGGAGGAGAGGGGGAGGCCAGCAGGCAGGACCAGTCCTCAGGGGTCAGCCTGGCTGCACTCACACCTCTCTCCAGCAAGAGGTGGCAGATGCAATTAATTCTGTGTATGATCTCCAGCAGAAGTGTTCCAGTCTGTCTCTCACAGCAACAGCAAATGGGCTGATGCTCTGGAGTGTTGCAGGCCAGgcttcagctccagcagcagttgGGGTTACAAATAATTACCAGAGGTGCAGCATGTATGATTCCTTGGGTTGGAGAGGCAGAAGTCTCATCTGGGCATGGTACGCTGTGCACCATTTCCAGACAGAAAAGGCTCTGTTTTCATGAAGTGGTGGAAATTCCCAATATGTACCCACTGAATTTGCTCCTGTCAATACCCAAAATAGAGTTATAAATGTGACCTTACTCTTAGCAGGTTTTTGTGTAACAAACCTTCATGCCACACAGATCGTGAACAGTATGTCTGTCTTTATCAGTATCTGCACAGCAGTGGTATCCCCTGCAACTCtcaaaaaaatatgtaaatactAGTAAAGCCAAAGACCTGCAAGTGGGAAATGGCATAATTGTGCCCTCCCAGGCCAGTAATGGTTTGTATCAGCCCTGATGCACCAGAGGTAGTTTGGAGTACTGACAAGCAGTGAGGGGGAGTATGTATATTTACATAGGAGGGAACCACACCCAGGGAGCTATCGCACATTGTACATTACTCCCCAGATTGTAGATAAGAGGCCTGTGTTGaaataaagtaagaaaataGTTAACAAAAGGTTTGAGTAATGGTTTCGAATGCATTCCTAAGCATCAAGGAGCAGAAAATAGGTTATCTCTTACATATGAATCAGCTTTGGTTAGTGAGGTCATTATACagttagcatggaaaaaatattgagAAAGATAcctaagaaaagtaaaaattagtAAGAAAGTGTTTTAGCACTTCAAAGGGGGTAATTTCTGAGGTTCACTTCTCTCTGTGGTGATacaaattttctcttctgtctaGTTGAGGTGCTACTGCTAATGTTACTCATAAAACCTAAGAGAATGTCAATTTTCTGTATGAAATTCTTTCAAATTCCACAGCTGCAGCTACTCTGAGTAATTTTGCTCCACAGTCTGAGAAGGTATGCAGTAGTGCAatccagaaaacaaatgttGACCCAAAGTGGTCATCCCCCTTTAGTTCTAGAAAAAATAGGTCAGCAAATGTGGTCTCACAACCACAGCATCTCCAAGTACCCTCACCAGCAGTGTAAAAGACTGCAtagtgctgcagctgctgagctgctgtcactgtgggCTTGGAAGGTCTGTGGTGCACCTACATACCTTAAAGGTATCCTAAAGAacctttttctgcagctgttgaTGACAAGATGCAGCAGACACTGACAACAGGTGGTCAGACAGATGGAGGAGGTGGAGAGAAACAAAGATAGAAATTAAGGGTAAACATGTTATTTCCAGCCACCCACCTACATTCTGTTCAACTCCCTTGAAAATCCATCTCACTCACCTGTCTGTGTCAGCGAAATGAGATGCCCCTGTGGGACCAGGTCTTTATCTCAGCTCTGTGTTACATATCaagtgctcagagcagagctctgcagggaaacaTTAGGGGAAATGGGTGATCCAGGCATGATGACATTGAAATAACACCAGCATAGAGGAGGGTCAGCTAGATGTAAACTAGATGAAAGGTTACTAAAACTTGGAAATTCTTCTCATTCATGTCACAGACTTGAGGTCCAAATCTGATTTTGTTACGTCTGTCAttc is part of the Catharus ustulatus isolate bCatUst1 chromosome Z, bCatUst1.pri.v2, whole genome shotgun sequence genome and harbors:
- the MED18 gene encoding mediator of RNA polymerase II transcription subunit 18, yielding MEAPPVTMMPVTGGTINMMEYLLQGSVLDQSLESLLHRLRGLCDNMEPETFLDHEMVFLLKGQQASPFVLRARRSMDKSGMPWHLRYLGQPEIGDKNRHALVRNCVDIATSDNLTDFLVEMGFRMDHEFVAKGHVFRKGIMKIVVYKIFRILMPGNTESIEPLSLSYLVELSVVAPAGQDIVSDDMRNFAEQLKPLVHLEKIDPKRLM